Within Actinomycetota bacterium, the genomic segment AGATCGAGGACCGATTCGATCCCGAAACGTTCGATAGCGTCGTGTCGTGTCTCGCCTTCAGCGAGATGTCCCCGCAAGAACGCGCCTACGTGCTCGGGATCGTCCATGACCGACTTCGTCCGGGAGGCCGGCTGGTGATCGCAGACGAGGTCGAACCGACAGGCGCCGGCGCCCGTCTGCTCTACCGATTGCTACGAATCCCCATGACCGTGGCGACCTGGTTGCTCACTCAGAAAACAACACATCCCGTGCACGGCCTCACCGACGCCGTGCGCCAAGCGGGTTTCGCGAACATCGACGAGGAACGTCCGTGGCCGGCCTTCGTCATCTTGAGTGCGAGGAGACCATCATGAAACTACTGGACTCCATATTCGACACGGCGTTCAGGTTCTTGCCACATCGCTCGAAGACGGGGCTCTTCCCGATCGGTGATCCCGACCGCTCCTCACCCGTCATCGTCACGGGCAACTACACCCTCACCGTGCGACGCGTGTCCAAGGCGCTGCAGGGTGAGGACGTCTGGCTGCTCGTCACCGACAGCAGAGGCATCAACGTGTGGTGCGCTGCAGGAGGAGGCCATCTCACCCATCATGACGTGATCGCCGCGGTTCGAACATCCCAAGTCGCAGACCGGGTCGACCATCAAGAGCTGATCCTGCCCCAGTTGAGCGCCACCGGGGTCGAGCGAAATCGTGTCGAGGAGGCGACCGGATGGCACGCGACGTGGGGACCGGTCCACGCGACGGACCTGCCTGCATTCCTGAGACGCGGCCGGCACGCCGTGAGGGAAGAGCGAGCCGTGCGCTTCCCGATGAGTGATCGCCTCCAGATGGCAGTGATGTGGACCGCCCCGATGGTGCCGATCCTGTGGTTGATCCTGTGGGCGATCAGCGGACCGCTACCGGCGGTCGTCGGCGCGGTGGCCATCACGGCCATCGTGCTGGGACTCTTCGCAGGCATGCCGTGGCTGCCGCTGAGGACACACCGAGGGCTACTCGTCTATGGCGGCCTGGCCTTGGCCGGGTTCGCGTTCGGTGCTGCCCTCTTCACGGCCGCCGGGGCCCTGACGACGAGAAACCTCATCGTGCTCGCCGCCGCGTGTGTGGTCGGGACCGGGATCGTGTCGGTGGATGTCGCCGGGTCGACACCGCTGCTGTCGAGTTCGGTCAACCCGAGCGATTTCAGGGTCGAGTTGCTGGTCGACCGTTGCACCGGGGCTGCACAGTGCGTGCTCGTATGCCCGCGTGACGTGCTCGTCATGAACGGCCACGTCCACAAGGTCGAGATCGTCCGGCCCGCGAACTGCATCCTGTGTGGCGCCTGCATCGTCCAGTGCCCCGAAGATGCCCTCCGCTTCCGGTTCGACGACGGGAGGGTCGTCGAGCCGGCGACGATACGCAGAACACGCCTCAATCTGCTGGGCAAACGCACCATCGACGTGACCTAGTGTCACGCGAGCAGCAGCTTCTCCAGCCTCCGCGCCGCAACCACGATGCCAACCGCACCCATCACGACCAGGAACCCGATGTGGTAGAGCATGGTCCATTCGAAGATCCCGAGCGTAAGCGAACGAATCAGCACGACACCGTGATAGAGCGGCGACAGTTGCGCCGCCCATCGCAGCCACTCGGGATACACGCTGAGCGGGTAGAACGTCGCCGAGAACAGAAACAGGGGAAGCGTGACGAGTTGCACGAGATCGAAGTCCTGCCAGGATCGCATGAACGACGTGGCCGCCATGCCTGCTGCAGCGAATCCGAAACCGAGCAGGAGCGCCGCAGGGACGGCGAGCAGCCCCCACAGCGACGGCATCAGGCCCATGATCCACATCACGACGAGGAACCCCGTCGCATACAGCGCTCCTCGAAACAGCGACCACGTGATCTCTCCGATGGCAATGTCGCCGGGCGCCATCGGAGTCGCCAGCACAGCGTCGTAGATCTTCGCGTACTTGAGCTTGAAGAAGATGTTGAACGTCGATTCGTAGACGGCACCGTTCATGGCCGCCGCACCGAGGAGCGCGGGCGCCACGAACGCCGCATAGGAGATCGGTTCCCCGGTGGGTCCCACGACATCACCGACGAGTTTGCCGAGTCCGATACCGATGGAGAAGAGATAGAAGAGCGGTTCGAAGAATCCGGAGAAGATGACGATCCATGCGTGCCGGTACACGAGGAAGTTCCGTTCGAGAAGATGTCGTGCCCGCCGACTGCCCATCGCCGACGGCGGCACGATCCTGGCCATGAGGGTCCCGGTGGTCATTGCCCCAACTTCTTCGTGAACGTGTGGATCGCCACGAGCGTGCCTCCGACGATCCACGCGAGAAGGTATGCCACATGTACGAACGGCGAGAAGGTCGTGGCCAGACCGAGGGTCGTTGCGCGAGTCAGCTCGACGCCATGCCACAGCGGCACGGCGTAGGCGAGCGGCTGCATCCAGCCGGGAAGCTGTGTGATCGGAAAGAACGTCCCGGAGAACAGGAACATGGGGACGATCCCGAACCGGAAGAGGTTGCTCAATCCGGTGTCGCGCTTCAACCATGCCGCGTAGCCGCTGACCGGTGCGGCGAATGCCAGCCCGGTCAGCACCGCGGGGAACACTGCCAGCAATCCCACACCGACGGCCACGGCTCCGAAAGCGGCCATGACGAGGACGAACACGGTCGACACGAAGATCATACGAATGCCGACCCAACCGAGATGACCGATGACGAGGTCCGGGATCCTGATCGGCGTGGCCAGCGTGGCGAAGTACGTCTTGGTCCACTTGATGCCCGCCATGACCGGCCACGACCCGTCGCCTGCGCCCGTCTGCATGGCGGCCGCCGCGAGCAGCCCGGGAGCGAGGTAGGCCAGGTAGGGAATGCCGATCGACGCGCTCCCGGCGCCACGGTTCACGAGCGTGCCGAGACCAACCCCCATGCCCAGCAGATACAGGACCGGACTGAGGAAGGTCGAGATGACACTTCCCCGCCATGTGCGGCGGTACACCCGGGCGTGCGCCTCGACGACACGGATCGCAGCCGCAGCCATCAGTCGATCAGGCTCCGGCCGGTGAGACGCAGGAATACGTCTTCGAGCGTGCTGCGGCGAACCACCACCGTTTCGGGTTTCAGCCCGCGCTCGGCCACCTCGGCGGCGGTCCGATCGCCGTCGACCGTGTACAGGAGCACGCTGTCGGGAAGGACCTCGGTCCGTTGCGAGAGTCCCTCGAGGAGCGGCAGCGCCTCCTCTTGACCGCCCACCGGGAATCGCAGTTCCACGACGTCACGTGTCGAGTGCGTTTCGATGAGTTCGCGCGGCGAGCCCTCTGCAACGATCTTCGCCTTGTCCATCACGACGAGGCGGTCGCACAGTTGCTCCGCCTCGTCCATGTAGTGGGTCGTGATGATGAGGGTCACCCCTCGTTGCTTGAGCCGGTAGAGCCTGTCCCAAAGCGCATGACGGGCCTGCGGATCGAGGCCGGTGGTCGGCTCGTCCAGCAGGAGCACATCGGGCTTGTTGATGAGTGCCCGGGCGATCGTCAAGCGCCGCTTCATCCCGCCGGAGAGATTCTCGACCTGGGCGTCGCGCCGTTCTGTGAGTTGGGCGAACTCGAGCAGTTCGTCCGCCCGGTCGGTGATCACCGATCGGGGCAGGTCGAAGTACCGCCCGTAGACCAACAGGTTCTCGAAGACCGACAGCTCGTTATCGAGATTGTCTTCTTGGGGGACCACCCCGAGACGCGCCCGAATGAGCGGCCCCTGCGTGGCAGGGTCCATATCGAGAACTCTCAGCGTTCCTTCGGTGACCGGCGACACGGCGCCGATCATGCGCATGGTGGAGGTCTTGCCTGCGCCATTCGGTCCAAGGAACCCGAACGCCTCGCCGTACTCGACGGCGAAGTCGACGCCGTCGACCGCGGTGAAGTCGCCGAAACGTTTGGTGAGCGCGCGTGCGAATACGAGGGGTTCGGCCATGGGATAGGCATCGTAGCTCCCCCCGAACCGTTCTCGTGACGCTTCGACGGAATAGTCCGTGCGAGGTGTCACGAGAACGGAGGACGCCGTTGGCGACTCGGCTACCGCAGCGCCGGAATGATCTCCCGCCCGTACGCTTCCAGGGTCTCCTCCTGGGCGTCGTGCATGAGGTAGATGGCGAACTGATCAACGCCTCTGTCGCGCAGGTCGGTCAGTTTGGCGATATGGTCGGCCACAGAACCCAACACGCAGAACCGGTCGACGATGGCATCGGGCACAAACTCGGCCGAGGGATTCCGCTTCTTGCCATGGTGCCGGTAGTCATAGCCCTGCCGGTCCTTGATGTAGTCGGTCAGAGCCGTCGGGACCGCAATCCCACCACCGCCGTAGCGGGCGACGAGGTCCTCGACGTGGTTGCCGACCATGGCCCCGAACCAGCGCAGCTCCTCCCTCTGATGGGCGAGGTCGTCACCGACATAGGCTGGAGCGGCCACGCAGACCTGGACGGAGCCCGGATCGCGCCCGGCCTGCCGAGCGGCGTCCCTCACCACTCCCATCGTCCATTCGAGGATCTTGGGATCGGCCAGCTGCAGAATGAATCCGTCGGCTTCCCGACCGATGAGATCCAGAGCTTTCGGGCCGTAGCCGGCCACCCACATCGGCAGGTCCCAGCCTTCCTCGCCGACCCACGGGATCCGCAGTTCCACCCCCCGGTACATGACCGACTCACCGGCCACCAGACCCTTGATGACCTGCATGGACTCCGAGATCGTCGCCAGTGTCATCGGTTTACGACCGATGACTCGCAGCGCCGAGTCGCCCCGTCCCATACCGCAGATGGTGCGACCCCCCGACATGTCGTTGAGGGTGGCGAACAGCGAGGCGAGCACCGTCCAGTCGCGGCTACCCGGGTTGGTGACCATCGGCCCGACGACCACGTGCTCGGTGGCCGCCAGCATCCGGCTGAAGATCACGAACGGCTCTTGCCAGAGGATGTGAGAATCGAATGTCCACACATGGGAAAACCCGTTCTGCTCGGCCAGCTTGGTCAGCTCGACGACTCGCGACGCCGGCGGATCGGTCTGCAGTACGACTCCGAAATCCATTTCCCTCACCCTGCCTTGCTCTCGTTGTGGAACGGTGGCCGATTCCCGCCCACGTGTGTTGCGGGAACCCCAGATCGGCTTCGCCGACAGCGTCGAACGGTGTCTGTGCGGACACCACTCCCGCGACCGGATCGCGCCTGTTCACCCGCCGTTCGGCTCACCCGATCACCCGCCTGTTGCTGATCCGGTGTTCGATGGGTTCCACGTGCATCGCCTCAGATGAGCAACTGGTTCGTGCCGCGCTTGAGATACCGCCCGTCGCCCTTGGTTCCCACGTACCTGCCGCCTTTGACGATCACCTTGCCACGAGAAAGCACCTGGTCGATCGTGGCGTTGATCTCCATGCCTTCGTAGCACGTGTAGTCGATGTTCCCGTGAATGGTGCCGGGCGCCGAGTACGTGAAGGATGTATGGGGGTCGTACACGACGATGTCGGCGTCCGACCCGACGGCGATCGTCCCCTTGCGTGGATACATCCCGAACATCTTGGCCGGCGTGGTGGCGACGAGGTCCACCCAACGATTGATGTCGAAGCGGCCCCCAACCACGCCGCTTTGGTACATCACGTTGAATCGCTCCTCGACGCCGGGGAGGCCGTTCGGGATGAGCGTGAAGTTGCCCTCCCCCAACCGCTTCTGACGACCCAACGTCTCGTCGTCGTCGTAGAAGAAACAGGCGTGGTCGGTGGACACGACCTGGAGGTCTCCACGGGCAAGGGCGTTCCACAGGTACTCCTGATGACCCTCCTCCTTGAAGCGGATGGGCGGCGAGCAGACGTACTTGGCGCCCTCGAAACCGGGCAGGGAGACATGATCTTCGACGGACAGGTGGAGATACTGCGGACACGTCTCCCCAAACACGTTGAGACCGAGATCTCGAGCCTTCGTGAGCTCGGCGACCCCCTCCTTACAGGACATGTGGACGACGTAGAGAGGCGCACCGGCCAATTCCGCCAGGGCGATGGCACGATGCACCGCCTCGGACTCGGTCGCGGGTGGGCGTGTGATGGAATGGTATTTGGGGTCGGTCTCGCCCCGTTCGAGAGCCTGCTCCCTCAGCACATCGATGGCAATGCCGTTCTCGGCATGCATCATGATCGTCGTGCCGTCCCTGGCGGCCCGTTGCATCGCGCGGAAGATCTCCCCGTCGTCGGAGTAGAGGACGCCGGGGTACGCCATG encodes:
- a CDS encoding methyltransferase domain-containing protein, whose translation is MSTYAFMRWLESTPSRYDRGMHLLSRGRMSRVYDRVAELAAGPGLRVLDVGCGTGGVTLACAARGAEAVGLDRDAGMLEVAAAKPAPADGSVEWVELGAAEIEDRFDPETFDSVVSCLAFSEMSPQERAYVLGIVHDRLRPGGRLVIADEVEPTGAGARLLYRLLRIPMTVATWLLTQKTTHPVHGLTDAVRQAGFANIDEERPWPAFVILSARRPS
- a CDS encoding 4Fe-4S dicluster domain-containing protein, with amino-acid sequence MKLLDSIFDTAFRFLPHRSKTGLFPIGDPDRSSPVIVTGNYTLTVRRVSKALQGEDVWLLVTDSRGINVWCAAGGGHLTHHDVIAAVRTSQVADRVDHQELILPQLSATGVERNRVEEATGWHATWGPVHATDLPAFLRRGRHAVREERAVRFPMSDRLQMAVMWTAPMVPILWLILWAISGPLPAVVGAVAITAIVLGLFAGMPWLPLRTHRGLLVYGGLALAGFAFGAALFTAAGALTTRNLIVLAAACVVGTGIVSVDVAGSTPLLSSSVNPSDFRVELLVDRCTGAAQCVLVCPRDVLVMNGHVHKVEIVRPANCILCGACIVQCPEDALRFRFDDGRVVEPATIRRTRLNLLGKRTIDVT
- a CDS encoding ABC transporter permease codes for the protein MTTGTLMARIVPPSAMGSRRARHLLERNFLVYRHAWIVIFSGFFEPLFYLFSIGIGLGKLVGDVVGPTGEPISYAAFVAPALLGAAAMNGAVYESTFNIFFKLKYAKIYDAVLATPMAPGDIAIGEITWSLFRGALYATGFLVVMWIMGLMPSLWGLLAVPAALLLGFGFAAAGMAATSFMRSWQDFDLVQLVTLPLFLFSATFYPLSVYPEWLRWAAQLSPLYHGVVLIRSLTLGIFEWTMLYHIGFLVVMGAVGIVVAARRLEKLLLA
- a CDS encoding ABC transporter permease gives rise to the protein MAAAAIRVVEAHARVYRRTWRGSVISTFLSPVLYLLGMGVGLGTLVNRGAGSASIGIPYLAYLAPGLLAAAAMQTGAGDGSWPVMAGIKWTKTYFATLATPIRIPDLVIGHLGWVGIRMIFVSTVFVLVMAAFGAVAVGVGLLAVFPAVLTGLAFAAPVSGYAAWLKRDTGLSNLFRFGIVPMFLFSGTFFPITQLPGWMQPLAYAVPLWHGVELTRATTLGLATTFSPFVHVAYLLAWIVGGTLVAIHTFTKKLGQ
- a CDS encoding ABC transporter ATP-binding protein, which encodes MAEPLVFARALTKRFGDFTAVDGVDFAVEYGEAFGFLGPNGAGKTSTMRMIGAVSPVTEGTLRVLDMDPATQGPLIRARLGVVPQEDNLDNELSVFENLLVYGRYFDLPRSVITDRADELLEFAQLTERRDAQVENLSGGMKRRLTIARALINKPDVLLLDEPTTGLDPQARHALWDRLYRLKQRGVTLIITTHYMDEAEQLCDRLVVMDKAKIVAEGSPRELIETHSTRDVVELRFPVGGQEEALPLLEGLSQRTEVLPDSVLLYTVDGDRTAAEVAERGLKPETVVVRRSTLEDVFLRLTGRSLID
- a CDS encoding TIGR03842 family LLM class F420-dependent oxidoreductase, which produces MDFGVVLQTDPPASRVVELTKLAEQNGFSHVWTFDSHILWQEPFVIFSRMLAATEHVVVGPMVTNPGSRDWTVLASLFATLNDMSGGRTICGMGRGDSALRVIGRKPMTLATISESMQVIKGLVAGESVMYRGVELRIPWVGEEGWDLPMWVAGYGPKALDLIGREADGFILQLADPKILEWTMGVVRDAARQAGRDPGSVQVCVAAPAYVGDDLAHQREELRWFGAMVGNHVEDLVARYGGGGIAVPTALTDYIKDRQGYDYRHHGKKRNPSAEFVPDAIVDRFCVLGSVADHIAKLTDLRDRGVDQFAIYLMHDAQEETLEAYGREIIPALR
- the hydA gene encoding dihydropyrimidinase, whose product is MRIAIINGTVVTSTETIPADVLIEDEKVVAMAAPGRHHWQEGVDTVIDASGKYVVPGGVDVHTHFELPFGGTYVSDNFETGTRAAAFGGTTTVVDFAVQVKGESVRDGFEKWMQKAEGNCAIDYGFHMIVGDINDVSLEEMGAIVNEGVTSFKLFMAYPGVLYSDDGEIFRAMQRAARDGTTIMMHAENGIAIDVLREQALERGETDPKYHSITRPPATESEAVHRAIALAELAGAPLYVVHMSCKEGVAELTKARDLGLNVFGETCPQYLHLSVEDHVSLPGFEGAKYVCSPPIRFKEEGHQEYLWNALARGDLQVVSTDHACFFYDDDETLGRQKRLGEGNFTLIPNGLPGVEERFNVMYQSGVVGGRFDINRWVDLVATTPAKMFGMYPRKGTIAVGSDADIVVYDPHTSFTYSAPGTIHGNIDYTCYEGMEINATIDQVLSRGKVIVKGGRYVGTKGDGRYLKRGTNQLLI